Proteins encoded in a region of the Mercenaria mercenaria strain notata chromosome 1, MADL_Memer_1, whole genome shotgun sequence genome:
- the LOC123528746 gene encoding elongation of very long chain fatty acids protein 6-like yields MDISNKDPANMTYIFQFERTHDVRAFDNYMYKHWSDCFVYSAIYLVVIFSGRYVMESRERFDLRPYLAVWSGLLAVFSILGALRTVPELIWALSYHGFEYTCCSGSYLDQGKVSAFWTMLFALSKVVELGDTVFIILRKQQLIFLHWYHHITVLMYVWYSFTDKIGSARYYQVMNYTVHSLMYTYYTLRAMKFRLPRWISILITCCQLAQMAVGIFVILVSYSVLSAGKECVTSYTNIRYSLTMYFSYLVLFMHFFYKNYIVKRPDIHEKKL; encoded by the coding sequence atggatataTCAAACAAGGATCCGGCAAATATgacttatatttttcaatttgaaagaacACATGACGTGCGAGCGTTTGATAATTACATGTACAAGCACTGGAGTGACTGCTTCGTATATTCAGCAATTTATTTGGTCGTCATCTTTAGTGGTCGCTATGTTATGGAAAGCAGAGAAAGATTTGATCTAAGACCGTACTTAGCAGTTTGGAGTGGACTTTTAgcagttttcagtattttaggtgCGCTCCGAACCGTTCCTGAATTAATATGGGCACTTTCGTACCATGGTTTTGAATACACGTGCTGCAGCGGTTCTTACTTAGATCAAGGAAAGGTTTCTGCATTCTGGACAATGCTTTTTGCTCTGTCAAAAGTTGTGGAACTAGGAGATACTGTATTTATAATTTTGAGAAAACAGCAATTAATATTCCTTCATTGGTATCATCATATAACAGTGTTGATGTACGTGTGGTACAGCTTTACTGACAAAATAGGCTCggctagatattatcaagttatGAATTATACTGTTCATTCGCTAATGTACACATATTATACTCTTAGAGCAATGAAATTCCGACTTCCGAGATGGATAAGCATATTAATAACGTGTTGTCAACTTGCTCAAATGGCAGTAGGGATTTTTGTTATACTCGTATCTTATAGTGTTCTATCTGCAGGAAAAGAATGTGTCACTAGCTATACAAACATAAGATACAGTCTGACTATGTATTTTAGCTATCTTGTGTTATTCATGCATTTCTTCTATAAGAATTATATTGTCAAAAGACCAGACATTCATGAGAAAAAACTGTAA